CCGAATCGCGACCGCAACCCGAACCGCGACCGGCGCTCAGCCGCCGCCGGCTGCTGACCGGTGCGGCGGCAGCCGGCGTGGTCGCGGCAGCCGGTGGCGGGGCGTGGATGGCCACCGGCCCGGATGCCGGCGCCCGGATCGCGGCCCTGCTGACCGGCGCCGAAACCACCGGCCATGGTGAACGCAGGTCGCTCGATCTGGCCGATGGCAGCCGGGTGACCCTGGCCGGCTGGTCGGCGATCCGCGCCGATCTGTCGGGCACCACCCAGGGCAACGAGTCCAGGTTAACGCGCTTGCAGAGCCGCCATGAGGTATTGTGTGTCCCACGTAGCAAGTTTGCGCCTGGC
The genomic region above belongs to Tistrella bauzanensis and contains:
- a CDS encoding DUF4880 domain-containing protein yields the protein MPTPSAPATANDTMTDDLSDAAIDWLVRVRMGAADAGDFARWRATSAAHDAAAIEAEALLDDVGATATATAFGAGATIRPLSRPQPESRPQPEPRPALSRRRLLTGAAAAGVVAAAGGGAWMATGPDAGARIAALLTGAETTGHGERRSLDLADGSRVTLAGWSAIRADLSGTTQGNESRLTRLQSRHEVLCVPRSKFAPG